In Bicyclus anynana chromosome 13, ilBicAnyn1.1, whole genome shotgun sequence, a genomic segment contains:
- the LOC112043087 gene encoding ATP synthase subunit O, mitochondrial yields the protein MAMTKTNMLVRSLSTSSAAAQLVKPPVQVFGLEGRYASALYSAGTKSKSLDAVEKELTQFQQSIKTDAKLKEFIINPTLKRNLKVDALKHLASKTSLSPTTANLLGIMAENGRLDKLEAVINAFKIMMAAHRGEVTCEVITAKPLDQTQKQNLEAALKKFLKGNETLQLTAKVDPSLIGGMVVSIGDKYVDMSVASKVKKYTELISAAV from the exons ATGGCAATGACGAAAACGAATATGCTG GTGCGCTCCCTGAGCACATCATCGGCTGCGGCCCAGCTTGTTAAGCCTCCTGTACAAGTATTTGGTTTGGAGGGTAGATATGCTTCAGCTCTATATTCAGCAGGTACAAAGAGCAAAAGCTTGGATGCAGTTGAGAAGGAACTGACTCAGTTCCAACAGTCTATTAAAACCGATGCAAAGCTGAAGGAGTTTATCATTAACCCTACTCTCAAGAGAAACCTTAAAGTAGATGCCTTGAAACATCTTGCTTCTAAA ACAAGTCTTTCTCCTACTACAGCCAATCTATTGGGAATAATGGCTGAAAATGGCCGTCTTGATAAATTAGAGGCAGTGATCAATGCTTTCAAAATTATGATGGCCGCTCACCGTGGAGAGGTCACCTGTGAGGTCATCACTGCCAAACCATTGGACCAGACCCAGAAGCAGAATCTGGAAGCTGCACTCAAg AAATTCCTGAAAGGCAATGAAACCCTGCAACTCACTGCTAAGGTGGACCCATCGTTGATTGGAGGCATGGTTGTTTCAATTGGTGACAAATATGTGGACATGAGTGTTGCCAGCAAAGTAAAGAAGTACACTGAACTCATTAGTGCTGCGGTTTGA
- the LOC112043088 gene encoding c-Myc-binding protein, which produces MSSYKPIDSKREEFRRYLERAGVMDALTKVLVSLYEEPDKPEDALEYVRKHLGTDGGEDELEAAKARIAELEVENAMLKGEAPPTEG; this is translated from the exons ATGTCGTCGTATAAG cCAATTGACTCTAAAAGAGAAGAATTCAGACGTTATTTAGAACGTGCTGGCGTTATGGACGCCTTAACAAAAGTTCTCGTAAGTTTATACGAAGAACCAGATAAACCAGAAGATGCTCTCGAGTACGTGCGGAAACACCTTGGCACAGACGGAGGTGAAGACGAACTGGAGGCTGCGAAGGCTCGTATCGCCGAGCTTGAAGTAGAGAACGCCATGCTTAAAGGCGAAGCGCCGCCTACAGAAGGATGA
- the LOC112043089 gene encoding T-complex protein 1 subunit theta, whose product MALHIPKAPGVPQMLKEGARMFSGLEEAVYRNINACKQFAQSVRSAYGPNGMNKMIINHIDKQFVTSDAGTIIRELDVEHPAAKLMVLASQMQDAEVGDGTNFVIVLSGALLEAADELLRLGVTTSEIAEGYEKALDKCLELLPGLVCHEIKDPKNVEAVIRGIKPSIMSKQYGNEDFITSLVARAAVAILPDKTTFNVDNVRICKILGAGLLQSEVLSGMVFKREVEGDVSSALKAKVAIYSCPVDITQTETKGTVLIKTADELLNFSKGEESLLEKQIKEISDTGVKVIVAGAKFGDMALHFLNKYGIMGVRLNSKFDLRRLAKTVNGVVLPRLTTPTAQELGYCDAVRVEEVGDTRVVVFNMESKESRISTVVIRGSTENYMDDIERAIDDGVNTFKGIARDGRFVAGAGATEIELAQQLMQYADTLPGLEQYAVRKFAVALESIPRALADNSGANATEVINNIYKAHRENNKYAGFDIDSENNGVCDVNEKGILDLYVLKYWGLKYAVGAATTILKVDQIIMAKRAGGPKPKAKASSDDES is encoded by the exons ATGGCTCTTCACATACCTAAAGCACCAGGAGTACCACAAATGTTAAAAGAAGGGGCGCGG ATGTTTTCTGGCTTAGAAGAAGCAGTCTATAGAAATATAAATGCATGCAAGCAATTCGCACAAAGCGTTCGGTCCGCGTACGGTCCCAATGGTATGAACAAGATGATTATAAACCATATTGATAAACAATTTGTCACAAGTGATGCGGGCACAATAATACGAGAGCTCGATGTGGAGCACCCTGCCGCCAAGCTTATGGTGTTAGCTAGTCAGATGCAAGACGCTGAAGTTGGTGACGGCACCAACTTTGTCATAGTTTTGTCCGGAGCCTTGCTTGAGGCAGCTGATGAGCTTCTACGTCTTGGAGTCACAACCAGTGAAATTGCAGAGGGCTATGAAAAAGCACTAGATAAGTGCTTAGAACTACTCCCAGGACTCGTTTGTCATGAAATCAAGGACCCTAAAAATGTTGAGGCTGTTATCAGGGGTATTAAACCATCAATAATGTCCAAACAGTATGGAAATGAAGATTTTATAACTAGCCTTGTTGCTAGAGCTGCTGTTGCAATCCTGCCTGACAAAACCACATTCAATGTAGATAATGTCAGAATATGCAAG atCCTGGGAGCTGGTCTACTTCAATCAGAAGTCCTCTCAGGAATGGTGTTCAAACGGGAAGTTGAAGGAGATGTATCAAGTGCCTTAAAAGCGAAAGTTGCAATTTACTCGTGCCCAGTAGACATCACTCAAACAGAAACAAAAGGCACAGTGCTCATCAAGACTGCTGATGAACTTTTAAACTTTAGCAAGGGGGAGGAATCTCTACTGgagaaacaaataaaagaaatatcagATACCGGAGTGAAAGTTATAGTTGCTGGAGCTAAATTTGGAGATATGGCTCTGCATTTCCTTAACAAGTATGGTATAATGGGGGTCCGTCTTAATTCCAAATTTGATTTACGTCGCCTGGCCAAAACTGTTAATGGTGTG GTACTGCCCAGATTAACTACACCGACAGCTCAAGAGCTAGGATACTGTGATGCAGTCAGAGTGGAAGAGGTTGGAGACACCCGTGTTGTTGTGTTCAACATGGAGAGCAAAGAGTCTCGCATCTCTACAGTAGTTATAAGAGGTTCAACAGAAAACTACATGGATGATATTGAAAGAGCCATAGATGATGGTGTGAATACATTCAAAGGCATTGCTAGAGATGGAAG atTTGTGGCTGGTGCTGGGGCAACTGAAATAGAATTGGCTCAACAGCTTATGCAATATGCTGATACACTGCCAGGACTGGAACAGTACGCTGTCCGTAAATTTGCTGTAGCACTTGAGAGCATTCCGCGCGCTTTAGCCGACAACTCGGGAGCGAACGCCACAGAAGTTatcaacaatatttataaagcaCACAgg GAAAACAATAAGTACGCTGGATTTGATATTGATTCAGAAAACAATGGAGTTTGTGATGTAAATGAAAAAGGTATTCTCGATTTATATGTACTGAAGTACTGGGGCCTGAAATATGCAGTTGGAGCCGCAACTACAATTTTGAAGGTTGATCAAATCATCATGGCGAAGAGAGCGGGTGGACCAAAACCTAAAGCAAAGGCCAGCAGTGATGATGAATCGTAA
- the LOC112043090 gene encoding kelch-like protein 5 isoform X1 has protein sequence MSNCDVKKPETAKDNVSTNSIDEGLPRELSQLSLSSGSNPDEYHCNKGHSETTMKNIYGYYQAQKLCDIALLADGCRIPAHKVVLASCSEYFAAMFTGSMKESELPEITLKVDAQTLRSLVHYCYTGIIELSEETVEVLLSTSCLLQLHAVTKACCDFLEKQLDPCNCLGIALFAEQQSCMSLHKSAVDYTHQHFMQVVKHQEFLTLQTEQMTELLKSDDLNVETEETVFESLMTWVKHDNANRDKSLPELLKLVKLPLLSSEYLIDKVELVCGNVPECQPLIMEAVKWHLLPDRRALLFSHRTRPRTSTIGRLLAIGGMDGYKGASNMEMYDPRTNSWTPFMRMGARRLQFGVAVMQNKLIVVGGRDGLKTLNTVECFDLTSLSWSTLAPMNTHRHGLGVAVLGDGPNSPIYAVGGHDGWIYLNSVERWDACSRSWTIVAPMVGARSTCGVAALRGRLYAVGGRDGGACLRSVECYDPATNHWTNCAPMTRRRGGVSVCAASGYLYALGGHDAPANSAGGRLPCVERYDPASDAWVLLARLCYGRDAIGSCLLGDRIVAVGGYDGVQYLCVVEVYDSESDTWRKLAPLSTGRAGAAVVAVPPPRNLF, from the exons ATGTCAAACTGTGACGTTAAAAAGCCGGAGACGGCGAAAGACAACGTATCAACTAATTCTATTGACGAAGGATTGCCTCGAGAGTTAAGCCAACTAAGCCTTTCAAGTGGATCTAATCCAGATGAATACCATTGTAACAAAGGTCATTCCGAAACcacaatgaaaaatatttacggATATTACCAGGCGCAAAAACTTTGCGATATAGCATTACTTGCCGATGGATGCAG GATACCAGCACACAAAGTTGTTCTAGCATCATGCAGCGAGTACTTTGCAGCCATGTTCACAGGCTCAATGAAGGAATCTGAATTACCAGAAATAACTTTAAAGGTTGACGCTCAGACACTTCGTTCACTTGTTCATTACTGCTATACAGGCATTATTG AACTAAGTGAAGAAACAGTTGAGGTGCTCCTCTCGACCTCCTGCCTACTCCAACTGCATGCAGTAACAAAAGCTTGTTGTGATTTCCTAGAAAAACAGCTGGATCCGTGCAATTGTTTAGGAATTGCATTGTTTGCTGAACAACAGTCCTGCATGAGTTTGCACAAAAGCGCTGTGGATTATACCCACCAACATTTTATgcag GTTGTTAAGCACCAGGAGTTCCTAACCTTGCAGACAGAACAGATGACAGAGTTGCTCAAATCAGATGATCTCAATGTAGAGACTGAGGAAactgtgtttgaaagtcttatGACATGGGTGAAGCATGACAATGCTAATAGAGATAAGAGTTTGCCAGAGTTGCTCAAGTTGGTGAAGCTGCCACTACTCTCGTCAGAG TACTTGATAGACAAAGTGGAACTAGTGTGTGGCAATGTTCCCGAGTGCCAGCCGCTTATAATGGAGGCAGTGAAGTGGCACCTGCTGCCGGACCGGCGGGCGCTTTTGTTCTCACACAGAACCAGGCCGAGGACCTCCACCATTGGAAGACTTCTGGCCATAGGAGGCATGGATGGTTACAAG GGCGCCAGCAACATGGAAATGTATGACCCTCGTACAAACTCATGGACGCCATTTATGAGAATGGGCGCTAGGCGGTTGCAGTTCGGAGTAGCAGTGATGCAAAATAAACTCATTGTTGTTGGTGGCAGGGATGGACTGAAAACACTAAATACG GTGGAGTGTTTTGACCTGACGTCCCTGAGCTGGAGCACTCTTGCGCCCATGAACACGCACCGGCACGGGCTGGGCGTGGCCGTGCTGGGCGACGGGCCCAACTCGCCCATCTACGCCGTGGGCGGACACGACGGGTGGATCTATCTCAATTCTGTTGAAAG ATGGGACGCGTGCTCGCGCTCGTGGACGATAGTAGCGCCCATGGTGGGCGCGCGCAGCACGTGCGGTGTGGCAGCGCTGCGTGGGCGACTGTACGCCGTGGGCGGGCGCGACGGTGGCGCGTGTCTGCGCTCCGTCGAGTGCTACGACCCCGCCAccaaccactggaccaactgCGCGCCCATGACGCGTCGGCGCGGCGGCGTCAGC GTGTGCGCGGCGAGCGGCTACCTGTACGCGCTGGGCGGGCACGATGCACCGGCCAACTCGGCGGGCGGGCGCCTGCCGTGCGTGGAGCGCTACGACCCCGCCAGCGACGCGTGGGTGCTGCTCGCGCGCCTGTGCTACGGCCGCGACGCCATCGGCAGCTGCCTGCTCGGCGACCGCATCGTCGCCGTCG GCGGTTACGACGGCGTGCAATACCTGTGCGTGGTGGAGGTGTACGACTCGGAGAGCGACACGTGGCGCAAGCTTGCTCCGCTGAGCACGGGCCGCGCGGGCGCCGCCGTGGTGGCCGTGCCGCCGCCGCGCAACCTGTTCTGA
- the LOC112043090 gene encoding kelch-like protein 5 isoform X2: protein MSNCDVKKPETAKDNVSTNSIDEGLPRELSQLSLSSGSNPDEYHCNKGHSETTMKNIYGYYQAQKLCDIALLADGCRIPAHKVVLASCSEYFAAMFTGSMKESELPEITLKVDAQTLRSLVHYCYTGIIELSEETVEVLLSTSCLLQLHAVTKACCDFLEKQLDPCNCLGIALFAEQQSCMSLHKSAVDYTHQHFMQVVKHQEFLTLQTEQMTELLKSDDLNVETEETVFESLMTWVKHDNANRDKSLPELLKLVKLPLLSSEYLIDKVELVCGNVPECQPLIMEAVKWHLLPDRRALLFSHRTRPRTSTIGRLLAIGGMDGYKGASNMEMYDPRTNSWTPFMRMGARRLQFGVAVMQNKLIVVGGRDGLKTLNTVECFDLTSLSWSTLAPMNTHRHGLGVAVLGDGPNSPIYAVGGHDGWIYLNSVERWDACSRSWTIVAPMVGARSTCGVAALRGRLYAVGGRDGGACLRSVECYDPATNHWTNCAPMTRRRGGVS from the exons ATGTCAAACTGTGACGTTAAAAAGCCGGAGACGGCGAAAGACAACGTATCAACTAATTCTATTGACGAAGGATTGCCTCGAGAGTTAAGCCAACTAAGCCTTTCAAGTGGATCTAATCCAGATGAATACCATTGTAACAAAGGTCATTCCGAAACcacaatgaaaaatatttacggATATTACCAGGCGCAAAAACTTTGCGATATAGCATTACTTGCCGATGGATGCAG GATACCAGCACACAAAGTTGTTCTAGCATCATGCAGCGAGTACTTTGCAGCCATGTTCACAGGCTCAATGAAGGAATCTGAATTACCAGAAATAACTTTAAAGGTTGACGCTCAGACACTTCGTTCACTTGTTCATTACTGCTATACAGGCATTATTG AACTAAGTGAAGAAACAGTTGAGGTGCTCCTCTCGACCTCCTGCCTACTCCAACTGCATGCAGTAACAAAAGCTTGTTGTGATTTCCTAGAAAAACAGCTGGATCCGTGCAATTGTTTAGGAATTGCATTGTTTGCTGAACAACAGTCCTGCATGAGTTTGCACAAAAGCGCTGTGGATTATACCCACCAACATTTTATgcag GTTGTTAAGCACCAGGAGTTCCTAACCTTGCAGACAGAACAGATGACAGAGTTGCTCAAATCAGATGATCTCAATGTAGAGACTGAGGAAactgtgtttgaaagtcttatGACATGGGTGAAGCATGACAATGCTAATAGAGATAAGAGTTTGCCAGAGTTGCTCAAGTTGGTGAAGCTGCCACTACTCTCGTCAGAG TACTTGATAGACAAAGTGGAACTAGTGTGTGGCAATGTTCCCGAGTGCCAGCCGCTTATAATGGAGGCAGTGAAGTGGCACCTGCTGCCGGACCGGCGGGCGCTTTTGTTCTCACACAGAACCAGGCCGAGGACCTCCACCATTGGAAGACTTCTGGCCATAGGAGGCATGGATGGTTACAAG GGCGCCAGCAACATGGAAATGTATGACCCTCGTACAAACTCATGGACGCCATTTATGAGAATGGGCGCTAGGCGGTTGCAGTTCGGAGTAGCAGTGATGCAAAATAAACTCATTGTTGTTGGTGGCAGGGATGGACTGAAAACACTAAATACG GTGGAGTGTTTTGACCTGACGTCCCTGAGCTGGAGCACTCTTGCGCCCATGAACACGCACCGGCACGGGCTGGGCGTGGCCGTGCTGGGCGACGGGCCCAACTCGCCCATCTACGCCGTGGGCGGACACGACGGGTGGATCTATCTCAATTCTGTTGAAAG ATGGGACGCGTGCTCGCGCTCGTGGACGATAGTAGCGCCCATGGTGGGCGCGCGCAGCACGTGCGGTGTGGCAGCGCTGCGTGGGCGACTGTACGCCGTGGGCGGGCGCGACGGTGGCGCGTGTCTGCGCTCCGTCGAGTGCTACGACCCCGCCAccaaccactggaccaactgCGCGCCCATGACGCGTCGGCGCGGCGGCGTCAGC tga